A segment of the Pseudomonas versuta genome:
AGCACTAAAAACACATAGCTGCGGGTCGAGATTGAGCCCAGTGACTGATATTGGCCGGTGGCATACACGATCAACCCCAGGCTCACCAGGACCACGATGGTCCGGATAAACGTAGCGAAGTCGGAATTGATCCCGGTGATGCCGATTTTTCCAAAAATGGCGGTCATGGCGGCGAACACCGCAGAGAGCAGTGCCCAGAAGGTCCAGGATGAAAAGAAAGACGAGCCCATCGGGTCAGCCTGTGTGAGGGAAGGAGGA
Coding sequences within it:
- a CDS encoding EamA family transporter, with product MGSSFFSSWTFWALLSAVFAAMTAIFGKIGITGINSDFATFIRTIVVLVSLGLIVYATGQYQSLGSISTRSYVFLVLSGLATGASWLCYYRALQLGQASLVAPVDKLSVVIVAVLGVTLLGEKLDLRQWAGISLITAGVVLLAWRR